Within the Orenia metallireducens genome, the region CAGCATAAGCAATGATATTAATAAAGTGCCCTATATCTTGTAAAACCTTGCTGACTATCAGAATATATATTAATATCTCAAAAAAGCCAATAAATGCTGCTAAATACTTTCTTCTACTTACAACTATCTGTACCCGTAAAGTTCCTAAAGCTATGTCAAAGGCTCTGGCTAAAAAATTGCCAGAGTCCATAATATTATTTTAACCATTATACATCTCCTTTATTGTATTATAAAATAAAAGTATTCATTCAATCTTTGAAACTAAAGATAGAGATTTAGATAGTAACAGATGATAAGTAACAGAAAAGATGTTTACTCATTACCTGTCACCGCTTACTAAAGTGTTATAATATATCCATTATACACTAAGTATTAATTATCTATCTCAAAAGCTCCCTTTAAATTATATTAATACCCATAATAGAAAAGAGATAAAACCAAAGGCTTTATCTCTTTTAACTTATTTCATTTAAATTATATGGTGTCTGTTGATATACATAATAATTTAGCCAATTTGAGAATAGGAGATGAGCATGAGCTCTCCAATTAACTACTGGTTTTTGAGATGGATCATCATTGAAGTAATAGTTCTTAGGAATATCAATCTCCAACCCTTTATTTACATCTCTCTCATACTCCCACTTTAAAGTATCTTTATCATATTCTGAATGCCCTGTAACAAATATCTGCTTTCCATCCTTACTGGCTACCAGATAAATCCCAGCCTCCTTTGATTCGGC harbors:
- a CDS encoding DUF5698 domain-containing protein codes for the protein MDSGNFLARAFDIALGTLRVQIVVSRRKYLAAFIGFFEILIYILIVSKVLQDIGHFINIIAYAGRFSCGTIIGLTIEER